The genomic window GGAATTGATGCCCACGTTCCCCTTCAAAATAAAGCACGGTATCTACCATATGCTCTAAAACACGTGGTCCCGCTATCTGCCCGTCCTTGGTGACATGACCAACCAAAAACAAAGCTATACCACGTTTTTTAGCCAACTTTATCAACTCATGGCTGGCGGCGCGCACTTGCGACACCGTACCCGGTGCCGCCTCTATATTGTCAATGAACATAGTTTGTACCGAGTCAATGATCAAAACATCGGGACAATCTTTATCTATAGTTGAGATTATATCACGCACTGAGGTTGCCGAAGCCATGAGTACCTTGCTGCTCTGCAACCCCAGTCTTTTTGCTCTAAGACTTACTTGTGAAACCGATTCCTCACCAGTTATATAAGCACAGGAAAGCCCAATTTCCGCTAAAGACACTACAGTTTGCAGCAATAAAGTTGACTTGCCAATTCCAGGATCTCCGCCAATAAGTATAGCACTCCCAGAAACCAGTCCACCACCAAGCACCCTATCAAGTTCCCCGATACCGGTACCAGCACGACTAGCGTCCGGCAGGTTAAAATCAAGCGGAACAAACTCTATTTTCCTCCCTTTACCTCCAGACGAAAGTCCTTTAGGAGTGACCTCCATGACCTGTTCGGAAATCGTGTTCCACTGCCCGCAATCACCGCACTTACCCGCCCATTTAGGATGAATCGCACCACATGACTGACAGACAAATTGTGAGGTAGATTTAGCCATTATTTATTCTAAGTATACAAAAATTTTTATCAACAATACAAAACAGTACGCTAAAATAGCCTAAAGATCATTTATCTTGTATATAATAGCTAACCACTTTTATTTCCGAAAGGAATATATTATAAATAGCTATCATTTTGTAAAAACTTTAGAGAAAAATAATAAACAATGAAAAGTTTCTTTAATTGGCCTTTAGACGGACAAATTGCGTTTATTGGAATTATCGTAGCAGTCCTGTGTTTCCTTCTCTCTGACTTAGCCAATCGCAACTCCGTCAATATAGAAGAAAAATCAGGTGATTTTTTTAGAATGCGCTATAAAAAATCTTCTTGGCTAATCATGGCTGGTTTATTAATTTTTAGTACTATTATAACATATGGAGCTTCCAAAGCAGGATACTGTACCTTGATGAATATTGAGGAGAATACAAGAAACAAATTAGTCGCTGTGTTCTTGACAATCTTAATATGGATTGGGACGATAATGTATTGTTATCATAGCTTCTTTGTTAAGCTTTTATTTAATGAAGAATCTATAATTAAGAACACTCCTCTATCACGTAAGATTTTTCTATGGGAAGACTTATCAAACATGGAAGTGAACTGGAGAGGATTCTATTTTGATTTCAAAAACAATGAAAGACTCTATATCCCAAGCGATACTAGCGGTCTTGAGCAATTTTATAATATTCTAAGCTCTAAAACCCAGCGTATCAATAAACCACTTACCCCAAGATATTACCCTGAGGAAACAATAAACGATTTTTTAGATAAAAAAATAATCGTATTTATATTTCGCTTAAATGAAATGTGTTTGCTAGAATTTATAAGAAGCGAAATAGGAATAATTAAAAATATTGGTCAGGAAACAATATCTATCCTGCTAGAAAGTGGAGAAACCATGTCCGCCAATGCAAGCTCTCAAAGCATTGCTGTTTTTCAAGATGAACTTGATATAGACGACGACCTTTTAGATGACTTAGAATGTCATGACATTCTAACTAAATTAGTAAAATCAGGTAACAATCCTGATATAATCGCAACATATTATATTGATTGAAAATTATTATGACCAATTTTTTAGATTTTATAGAGAATAATGTGCTTCTACTTGATGGAGCGATGGGAACACAGATTCAGGGCGCTAACCTTGAAACGGAAAAAGATTACTGGGGACAGGAAAACTGCTCGGAGATCCTCAATCTTTCCCGCCCTGACTTTATCCGTGATGTCCATATGAAATATCTGACGGCGGGTTCGGACGCGGTAGAAACCAACACTTTCGGTGGCTCAACCATAACACTTGGTGAATTCGGACTTGAAGATAAAACTATTGAGATAAACCGCAGGGCTTGCGAACTGGCGCACGAGGCGATCGCCGAATTCGCGAATGACGGCAGGAAACGTTTTGTAATTGGCTCAGTAGGACCGGGTACAAAACTACCAAGTCTTGGTCATATCGCTTATGACGCGCTGGAAGAATCCTTCACAGCACAAATGGAAGGGCTAATAACAGGCAAAGCCGACGCTATATTAATTGAGACCACACAGGATGTTCTGCAAATAAAATCAGCGATAAACGCCGCGAAAATAGCTTTCGCTAAAACCGGCGTGAAACTTCCGATAATGGTACAGATAACCATTGAGACTACGGGAACCATGTTAGTAGGTACTGATATAGCAGCGGCTACTACCATAATGGATGCGATGGATATTGACGTTATGGGCTTAAATTGTGCCACTGGTCCGCAAGAAATGGCAAGACACGTGCAATATCTTTCCAAAAATTGGCAGAAAAAAATATCAGTCCTACCTAATGCCGGACTGCCAGAAATACGTGATGGGCAAGTATATTTTCCATTATCACCGAACGAAATGGCTGGCTGGCTTGAACGTTTCTTAAAAGAAGATGGAGTTAATATAATCGGTGGCTGTTGTGGCACTAATGAAACCCATATCAAAGCCCTTGATGAAATGCTAAGAAAGCAAGAATCTGGCAAAAACCGCCCTGCTCCCGCTAAACGAGAGATTCATTTCATACCGGCGGTTGCCTCTCTATTTAACTCTGTGGAGCTTAGACAGGAAAACGCCATTCTTGCTATCGGTGAACGCTGCAACGCCAATGGCTCCAAAAAATTCCGTGAAGCGCAAGAGCGTGAGGACTGGGATACCTGCCTTGATATGGCGAAGGAGCAAGTGCGCGAAATGTCGCATACTTTGGACATATGTACCGCTTTTGTCGGACGTGATGAAGTGCGTGATATGAGTGAGATGCTCACCAGATTGCGTGGCAATATCACCGCTCCGTTAGTGATAGACTCTACTGAGCTGAATGTTCTGGAATCAGCCCTTAAACTTTATGGTGGCAAAGCGATAATCAATTCTCTTAATTTTGAGGATGGTGAAAAACCAGCGGAAAAACGCATGGCACTCGCTAAAAAATTTGGTGCGGCGGTAGTCGCCCTTACCATTGATGAGCAGGGAATGGCAAAGGATGTGGAAAACAAAGTAAAAGTAGCTCACCGGCTTTATGATTTCTGCTGCAATAAGCACGGATTACCACCGTCTGACCTGTTGATTGACCCACTCACTTTTACCATCTGTACCGGCAATGAGGATGACAGGAAGTTAGGGTTATGGACACTGGAGGCGATAGAGCGTATCGCCAAAGAACTCCCAGAAATACAGATTGTTTTAGGGCTTTCCAATATATCTTTCGGGCTTAATCCCGCCGCTCGTCATGTACTAAACTCAGTATATCTTGACCATGCCCGCACAAGAGGAATGACCGCCGCCATTATCCATGTATCAAAAATTATGCCCCTGCATAAAATCCCAGCGCATGAAGTGGAAGCCGCTGAGGATTTAATATTTGATAGACGTAGTCCGCTGGAGAAAGTGGCTTAGAAGCACTTATAAAATATCACCTAAATTAACCTTACCACTACCTCTTACCGCTGGTTTTGGCTGAAGATCGCAAGGCTTCCAACCGGTAAGCGTTATAATCTCAAAACTCGCCTCAATGCGCCCATGTTCGTTTGAGTAGTCACGCAGATAATTATCAACCGCCACCATCATCAGTGAACAAGGAGTAAACTCTTTCGCGCTGCCTAACATACAGTTACTTTCTCCCATACCTCGCAGCTCTTTCATCAGCTTCAGCGGATGCGGATATTCCACTCCTATAACATCACTATCAACCACCGGCAAAGAAAAACCTGCGCGCTGTAATAGTTGTCCACCAGTTTGTACGTCAATAAACGGTGATACTCGTGGTGAGACCCCGCCCCTATTTTCTATCTCCGCCTTCTCAAAAGAAGTTCTCAATTCCTTTAATGTCTGTCCGCCAAAGAGCATGGCTATAAATAAACCGTCCGGCTTTAATATTTTCCTTATTTGCACTAAACTGCCCGCCAGATCATTCGCCCAGTGCAAAGTTCCAACGCTTAGTATCAAATCAAAGCTGTCATCGGCAAAGGGCAGAGCTTCCTCATCAGCGACAATTCTATCACCACTTGCCGCTGATAACAAAGCATGTGAATTATCCATTTGTAATAATCTACCAATAGTTTTCTTCTCTCCCAACATTCGCGCGAGAATTCCAGTCTTAGCGCCCAAATCCAGAACTAAAGGAAAATCTTTTTTTATATAATCCAGCCGTTCGCATAAAAGTTCTGCCATCTTCACAAACAAAAAATCATGGTCAGAGAAGACTTTTACCGAACGCTCTTTGTGAATACGTAAACGTTTTTTATCAAAGATAAGAGGATATTTTATAGAATTCATATAATAATTTATTGATATTTAACAAAAAACACAAAAATTCGGCTTCTCAACCTAACTTCCCAACATTTAACAATATTGTCACACTACAAATAACCATATATGATAATTTTAGTTAATAAAACAACAACAATATAAAAATGATACAAAATCCTTAATATGACAAATTATACCGCAAGACACTCTCAAAACCCTCTCGATTCTACGAATCCTCTTACTCTTGCTTACGAATTAAGCAACCGGCAAATTGATATTATAAAAAATAATGAAGAATTGGGCGGAGATGTTGTCGCAGACAAGCTGAAAAATTTACGTGACGTGGTATGGGGAAATGAAAGATCCCAAAAACCAGCATCAGCACAGATACAAAATTCTACTTTTAGTGCTGTTTTCAAAGATCTTAATAAACATCAAAAAGAACAATTAATCTCTTCCTACGCGCGGATGGGACATTTGTATGAAATATCCTTGCTATCCGCCCGCTCAAACTATCTAAAAAAAATGAAAAGCTCGCATGACAAAACTATTCCCGGTGGTGTTGCAGAACTCATAAGCAAGAATAATAGTTCAGGAAACAGGTTGTCTGTCTCGCAACTGGTTGAGCAGCTAAACCAGCCAACACTTGAAATAGTAATGACCGCCCACCCGACAAATGTAAACTCTCTTGCCTCAATGAAAGCACAGCGTGAAATCAACAAAGCACTGGAATTAGACAACAACGACGAAAAAGAAAAAATAATTAACCGAGCTATTAAACAATACCAGACAACGCCAATACCACATCAAGTTGAAAAAGAAGACGGAACAAAGGAAACTAAAAACCTTACGGTTCGTGACGAGATAGAAAAACCTCTATATTATCTGGGCAATATTTATGAAGACCTACCGAGATTATACAAACACCATGATGATGCTCTTGCCACAGTAAGAGGTGGGGATGGTGCCGCAAAATATGACCCCACCACATTAAACCTGAAAGCTAAATTCGGCTCATGGGCTTCCGCCGGTGACAAGGATGGCAATATAAAAATAACCGCCGAAAACACACTAGAAGCCGTTGCTCTCCACACACAGGCAATTCTTAAACGTTATCACAAAGATTTAGAAAAACTTGATATAAATGAATTAAATGAATGGAAAACCAAATTCAATACAGCACTAGAACAGCTTGAGCCATTATTAAGAAACATAGAAAAACTTCGCGCCGACGCTCAAAAAGATGAAAAAGATAAAGACAAAGACTCAACTCCCGCACGCTTAAGTGGACGATTTGATAATTTATCAAAAGAGTTAGCTAAAATCCGCAGTAATCTTGGCAAAGATAAAGATTTTGAAAACGACCTATTAAAAAACTCTAAAAGACAGATAGAAGAAAAATCTGGCAAGAATCAAGACTCCCTGAATCTCCTGCGTCGCTTCCGCACCTTTGGTTTTAACTTCGCAAAAATTGAGTATAGGGAAACCGCTAAAGAATATGACCGTGTGGTTGGTGAGGTAATAGGGAAAGTGCAAATTGGTGATGAATTAGTAAAGTTCTCGGAGCTAACACCACAGCAAAAAGTAGAAACACTCACCAAAATTTTACAAAAAGATGGTAATAAAGCCGCTGAACTCTTCCAAAAAGCTGAGGAAAAGATAATAACCGAAGGTGCCGGTAAAAAATATAGTGATGATACAGCCATGCCAATCGCCTACCATACCTTCAAACGTATGGCACTTGCCCGTGACTTCAACGACATGATACGTGATAACGTGCTTGCTGAAACTGGTCAATTAGAGAAGAAAAAAAATGGTGATAAGCCAACATCTGAGGAAACGGTGGCTCAAGGCGTCGCTAATATGTTGGAAGCTAAATTTGTTCAAATGGCAGTGGAGAAAAAAGAAAAAGACGGAAAAATAAAACGTCCGGTTCTTGGTATAGTCCCTCTTTTTGAGGAACCTGATACTATGACAAATATAGATAGAATAATGAGTGCCGCATATGAAAACGAGGCATATAAAAAACATCTGCATGATGTACTTCATGAAAAGGATAAACCTAACCTTACACAACAAGTAATGATCGCCCATAGCGACAATGCCCGAAGAGCCGGATCAGTCGCCGCGCGCGCTCATATCCACGATGCCCATATAAAAATGAGGAAGCTAAATGAAAAGCGCAGAAATGAAGAAGCGGAAAACATAAAAACAGAATTCTTTGAAGGCGGCAGCATCTCGGATACTTACCGCAACGGAGTAAAAGCCATATCGACATCGGTAAATGATTTTGAGTTACATGATTTCGCTAAAATGACCTTCCAGGGTGGTGATTTGCTCAACTATTTCAACCATCCTTCTTCTACCGCCAGGCTATTTGACAGACAATTAGCTCATCAGGCGGAAGCTTTAATTAAAGGTGATGACGGAGAGTGGACAATAAAAAAAGAAGCGCGAAATGGTCATAACTCCAATGAAGTGGCAAACAATATAGCGATCAACGCACTCAAAGAAACCCAGCAGCACTATCAAGAAAAAAACTTTACCGAAGAAACTATGGGCACGTTACTTGCCGCCCTTGATTACAAAAAATTCCAGCCAATCATGAACGATAGTTCGCGAGGCAACAGAGGATCCGTAATTAAAAACCCAAAAACCACCATCGGTGCGACAATAACCGAAATAGAGCCAATTAACGTAGAAAAAATACGCACTATCAGCGCGAGTAAAACAGCTCAGGGCAGTGGGCTTGTCCTGTCATGGGTTGGTTCAAAAAGCCTAGAAGAAAATATAATAAAAAATATCAATGATAAAATTACCGAACTAAATAGAAAAAAAGAACAAACCAAAGATGAAAAAGAATTCATAGAAAATATGTCAAATCATACTGCGAAAAGCAATGACAAGACTTATGGTAAAAATGATAAACTAACAGCAAAGCAGCTACATTATATTTTTGAAAAATCACCGGCATTCCGTGATGCTATAAATAATGAGGCTTTTGCTATTGCCATGACCGATCTCGACGCGGCGAAATCACTAGCGACAAAAAATTTACAAGATAGCTCAGAAACAGCGCAGAACGGTAAAAAATATTTGGATCGCTTACAAAGAACTTACACCAATGTTTCAAAACTTGCCTATAAATCTCTTACCGGTCATGATTCTCCATTCCGCAAAAGAACAGAAAATAAAACATACGCCCACGGACTCACTCATAAAATGCCATATATGGAAAAAGATATAACCATAAAAACTAATTATCGTAATGCCTTATTGCATTGGAAAATGCATAACCCAGAGATATTCGATGACTTAAACACAGGAAGAGCAGCACAATCAGCGCAGGATACTGTAGAGCATGGTCGCTGGTTAGGGGTAAGCGATCCAACATTTGTTGAGCAACAAAGAAATTCTGGCATTAGAATATCGTAATTACCCATCAGAACGAAGC from Rickettsiales bacterium includes these protein-coding regions:
- the radA gene encoding DNA repair protein RadA, translated to MAKSTSQFVCQSCGAIHPKWAGKCGDCGQWNTISEQVMEVTPKGLSSGGKGRKIEFVPLDFNLPDASRAGTGIGELDRVLGGGLVSGSAILIGGDPGIGKSTLLLQTVVSLAEIGLSCAYITGEESVSQVSLRAKRLGLQSSKVLMASATSVRDIISTIDKDCPDVLIIDSVQTMFIDNIEAAPGTVSQVRAASHELIKLAKKRGIALFLVGHVTKDGQIAGPRVLEHMVDTVLYFEGERGHQFRILRSVKNRFGAADEIGVFEMRETGLEEVLNPSSLFLSDREAPVSGACVFAAIEGTRPLLVEIQALVSPSYMSSPRRSVVGWDSNRLAMILAVLETRCGIRFSDKEVYLNVAGGIRISEPAADLAAAAALLSALYDVPIAGKVIMFGEIGLSGEVRAVSRAEQRLKESEKLGFEQAYTPKGKFKDLTIKIKTVETVQGLASRLFGSK
- a CDS encoding homocysteine S-methyltransferase family protein; this translates as MTNFLDFIENNVLLLDGAMGTQIQGANLETEKDYWGQENCSEILNLSRPDFIRDVHMKYLTAGSDAVETNTFGGSTITLGEFGLEDKTIEINRRACELAHEAIAEFANDGRKRFVIGSVGPGTKLPSLGHIAYDALEESFTAQMEGLITGKADAILIETTQDVLQIKSAINAAKIAFAKTGVKLPIMVQITIETTGTMLVGTDIAAATTIMDAMDIDVMGLNCATGPQEMARHVQYLSKNWQKKISVLPNAGLPEIRDGQVYFPLSPNEMAGWLERFLKEDGVNIIGGCCGTNETHIKALDEMLRKQESGKNRPAPAKREIHFIPAVASLFNSVELRQENAILAIGERCNANGSKKFREAQEREDWDTCLDMAKEQVREMSHTLDICTAFVGRDEVRDMSEMLTRLRGNITAPLVIDSTELNVLESALKLYGGKAIINSLNFEDGEKPAEKRMALAKKFGAAVVALTIDEQGMAKDVENKVKVAHRLYDFCCNKHGLPPSDLLIDPLTFTICTGNEDDRKLGLWTLEAIERIAKELPEIQIVLGLSNISFGLNPAARHVLNSVYLDHARTRGMTAAIIHVSKIMPLHKIPAHEVEAAEDLIFDRRSPLEKVA
- a CDS encoding methyltransferase domain-containing protein, which produces MNSIKYPLIFDKKRLRIHKERSVKVFSDHDFLFVKMAELLCERLDYIKKDFPLVLDLGAKTGILARMLGEKKTIGRLLQMDNSHALLSAASGDRIVADEEALPFADDSFDLILSVGTLHWANDLAGSLVQIRKILKPDGLFIAMLFGGQTLKELRTSFEKAEIENRGGVSPRVSPFIDVQTGGQLLQRAGFSLPVVDSDVIGVEYPHPLKLMKELRGMGESNCMLGSAKEFTPCSLMMVAVDNYLRDYSNEHGRIEASFEIITLTGWKPCDLQPKPAVRGSGKVNLGDIL
- a CDS encoding phosphoenolpyruvate carboxylase encodes the protein MTNYTARHSQNPLDSTNPLTLAYELSNRQIDIIKNNEELGGDVVADKLKNLRDVVWGNERSQKPASAQIQNSTFSAVFKDLNKHQKEQLISSYARMGHLYEISLLSARSNYLKKMKSSHDKTIPGGVAELISKNNSSGNRLSVSQLVEQLNQPTLEIVMTAHPTNVNSLASMKAQREINKALELDNNDEKEKIINRAIKQYQTTPIPHQVEKEDGTKETKNLTVRDEIEKPLYYLGNIYEDLPRLYKHHDDALATVRGGDGAAKYDPTTLNLKAKFGSWASAGDKDGNIKITAENTLEAVALHTQAILKRYHKDLEKLDINELNEWKTKFNTALEQLEPLLRNIEKLRADAQKDEKDKDKDSTPARLSGRFDNLSKELAKIRSNLGKDKDFENDLLKNSKRQIEEKSGKNQDSLNLLRRFRTFGFNFAKIEYRETAKEYDRVVGEVIGKVQIGDELVKFSELTPQQKVETLTKILQKDGNKAAELFQKAEEKIITEGAGKKYSDDTAMPIAYHTFKRMALARDFNDMIRDNVLAETGQLEKKKNGDKPTSEETVAQGVANMLEAKFVQMAVEKKEKDGKIKRPVLGIVPLFEEPDTMTNIDRIMSAAYENEAYKKHLHDVLHEKDKPNLTQQVMIAHSDNARRAGSVAARAHIHDAHIKMRKLNEKRRNEEAENIKTEFFEGGSISDTYRNGVKAISTSVNDFELHDFAKMTFQGGDLLNYFNHPSSTARLFDRQLAHQAEALIKGDDGEWTIKKEARNGHNSNEVANNIAINALKETQQHYQEKNFTEETMGTLLAALDYKKFQPIMNDSSRGNRGSVIKNPKTTIGATITEIEPINVEKIRTISASKTAQGSGLVLSWVGSKSLEENIIKNINDKITELNRKKEQTKDEKEFIENMSNHTAKSNDKTYGKNDKLTAKQLHYIFEKSPAFRDAINNEAFAIAMTDLDAAKSLATKNLQDSSETAQNGKKYLDRLQRTYTNVSKLAYKSLTGHDSPFRKRTENKTYAHGLTHKMPYMEKDITIKTNYRNALLHWKMHNPEIFDDLNTGRAAQSAQDTVEHGRWLGVSDPTFVEQQRNSGIRIS